The Papaver somniferum cultivar HN1 chromosome 3, ASM357369v1, whole genome shotgun sequence genome includes a region encoding these proteins:
- the LOC113355895 gene encoding probable transcription factor At1g11510, with protein MARTKRPNPFLENPPSASTSEEDAEKRGRGGAVDESDSDSDDVLKKFHRDGADFDSDKLPKKPKSKPNVEPPEPKKLNAERVWSEKDEIVVLEGLRDWKNKGKTWNKEKGWIPANALGEFLNGIKESLHFFPDTKTQLYPKIQKLKIRYFNAMKNKYTDGDEDPVFEKPHDIRLYLISKDIWSDLYKKMKEMEENTGKTAVGDNVEAKWGELLANLPMSGNLPKFGMKECLSKEGLKLIGDSKVKEFEKKWKKLHAEELDINLKRMKLVRETIEAVLGAVKASKD; from the coding sequence ATGGCTCGGACGAAGCGTCCAAACCCCTTTCTCGAAAATCCACCAAGTGCTTCAACTTCAGAAGAAGATGCTGAAaaaagaggaagaggaggagctGTAGATGagtctgattctgattctgatgatGTACTGAAGAAATTTCATCGAGATGGAGCTGATTTTGATTCTGATAAGCTCCCCAAAAAACCTAAATCTAAACCTAATGTTGAACCACCAGAGCCAAAAAAGCTCAATGCAGAAAGGGTATGGAGCGAAAAGGATGAAATTGTGGTTTTGGAAGGCTTGAGGGACTGGAAAAACAAAGGTAAGACATGGAATAAGGAAAAAGGTTGGATCCCTGCTAATGCTCTTGGTGAATTTCTTAATGGTATTAAAGAATCATTGCATTTCTTTCCTGATACGAAGACTcagttgtatccaaaaattcagaAACTTAAGATTAGATATTTTAATGCCATGAAGAACAAATATACCGATGGTGATGAGGATCCTGTTTTTGAGAAACCTCATGATATTAGATTGTATTTGATTTCGAAAGATATTTGGAGTGATCTTTACAAAAAAATGAAGGAAATGGAGGAAAACACTGGGAAAACTGCTGTTGGTGATAATGTGGAAGCTAAATGGGGGGAGCTGCTTGCTAATTTACCAATGTCGGGTAACTTACCAAAGTTTGGAATGAAAGAGTGTCTTTCGAAGGAGGGTTTGAAATTGATTGGTGATTCTAAGGTTAAGGAGTTTGAGAAAAAATGGAAGAAATTGCATGCGGAGGAGCTTGATATTAATTTGAAACGTATGAAATTGGTGCGAGAGACGATAGAGGCTGTTTTGGGAGCTGTCAAGGCGTCAAAGGATTAA